Proteins found in one Blattabacteriaceae bacterium genomic segment:
- the smpB gene encoding SsrA-binding protein SmpB, with protein MKKIKNTLKICINNRKASFEYEFIEEYIAGIQLLGTEIKSIRQNKASLSESFCKIKNGELYAINIYISEYRADVNHLPNRDRKLLLKKKELIKISKKSEKSGLTIIPNKLFINQKGYAKLQIFLAKGRKIYDKREVIKKRENERHSF; from the coding sequence ATGAAGAAAATAAAAAATACATTGAAAATCTGTATAAATAATAGAAAAGCTTCTTTTGAATATGAATTCATTGAAGAATATATTGCTGGTATCCAATTATTAGGAACTGAAATAAAATCCATTAGACAAAATAAAGCAAGTCTTTCCGAAAGCTTTTGTAAAATTAAAAATGGGGAATTGTATGCTATTAATATATACATTTCAGAGTATAGAGCTGATGTAAATCATCTACCTAATAGAGATAGAAAACTTCTTTTGAAGAAAAAGGAATTAATAAAAATTAGTAAAAAATCAGAAAAGTCTGGACTAACAATTATTCCGAATAAATTATTTATCAATCAAAAAGGATATGCTAAACTTCAAATATTCCTGGCAAAAGGTAGAAAAATATATGATAAACGGGAAGTTATCAAGAAAAGAGAAAATGAACGTCACTCGTTCTAG
- the greA gene encoding transcription elongation factor GreA — protein sequence MKKYVTKEGVKKLKEEIEKLENIERGNISIKITEARDKGDISENAEYDAAKEDQEFLEARIASLKKSLAKAKIIDVYKMDESKVSILSRIKIKKLNYGCKVIYTLVPEEESNLKIGIISVNSPIYSGLLGKKVGDIAHLMEDEYEILEIFC from the coding sequence ATGAAAAAATATGTAACTAAGGAAGGAGTTAAAAAACTTAAAGAAGAAATTGAAAAATTAGAGAATATAGAGCGTGGAAATATTTCCATAAAAATAACTGAAGCTAGGGATAAAGGAGATATTTCAGAAAACGCTGAATATGATGCAGCTAAAGAAGATCAAGAATTTTTAGAAGCACGTATTGCTTCACTAAAAAAAAGCCTTGCTAAAGCAAAGATTATAGACGTTTATAAAATGGATGAATCCAAGGTTTCTATCCTATCTAGGATAAAAATAAAAAAGCTTAATTATGGGTGTAAGGTTATTTACACCTTAGTTCCAGAAGAGGAGTCTAATCTTAAAATTGGGATAATTTCGGTAAATTCTCCCATTTATTCAGGCCTATTGGGTAAGAAAGTTGGGGATATAGCTCACCTAATGGAGGACGAGTATGAAATCCTAGAGATTTTTTGTTAA
- the hisG gene encoding ATP phosphoribosyltransferase, with amino-acid sequence MNKLKVAIQKSGRLYDDSLKLLKECGINIQFRKNQLKAFALNFPLEIFFIRDDDIPQYLEDSIADLGIVGYNIFSEKRKRIQVKERLGFGKCRLSLAIPRQLNYRGIKDLNGKRITTSYPILVQEFLTKHRLNAEIQEISGSVELTPSIGLSYGICDLVSSGSTLFMNGLKEVETLLQSEAILASSMLLEEDPIGKKLMKELLFRIRAVINAKNNKYILLNAPINKLDKIMLYLPKNLTLSPFLLNYQFCVIHTVISEKDFWRVAENLKIFGVFNILVMPIEKIIY; translated from the coding sequence ATGAATAAACTAAAAGTAGCCATTCAAAAATCAGGAAGGCTTTATGATGATTCTCTTAAACTTCTTAAAGAATGTGGGATAAATATACAATTCAGAAAGAATCAATTAAAAGCTTTTGCGTTAAATTTTCCTTTGGAAATTTTTTTTATAAGGGATGATGATATTCCACAATATCTAGAGGATAGTATAGCAGATCTTGGAATAGTGGGCTATAATATTTTTTCGGAAAAAAGGAAAAGAATACAAGTTAAAGAAAGACTAGGTTTTGGCAAATGTCGCTTGTCTCTAGCTATTCCTAGACAACTAAATTATAGAGGAATCAAAGACCTAAACGGAAAGAGAATTACCACAAGTTATCCTATTCTTGTTCAAGAATTTCTGACAAAGCATCGTCTGAATGCAGAAATTCAAGAAATAAGCGGTTCAGTAGAACTAACTCCTAGTATTGGGTTATCCTATGGCATTTGTGATTTAGTAAGCAGTGGATCTACACTATTCATGAATGGACTAAAAGAAGTGGAGACTCTCTTGCAATCAGAGGCTATATTAGCTTCCTCTATGCTGCTAGAGGAAGATCCAATAGGAAAAAAACTAATGAAAGAACTTCTTTTTCGAATAAGAGCTGTAATAAATGCTAAAAATAATAAATACATATTATTGAATGCTCCTATAAATAAATTAGATAAAATAATGTTGTACTTACCTAAAAATCTAACTCTATCTCCATTTTTATTAAATTATCAATTTTGTGTAATACATACAGTAATTAGCGAAAAGGACTTTTGGAGAGTGGCTGAAAATTTAAAAATTTTTGGTGTTTTTAATATTCTCGTTATGCCGATCGAAAAAATTATTTATTAA
- the rpsT gene encoding 30S ribosomal protein S20, whose product MANNSSVLKNKKIRVRNRYYFKSIRTAIKKLKKEENRNNLDYCFRKTISMIDKLSKRKVLHKKKAGRMKKQLFYIVSKNNEKICN is encoded by the coding sequence ATGGCAAATAATTCTTCAGTTTTAAAAAATAAAAAAATTCGTGTTCGAAACAGATATTATTTTAAATCTATACGAACAGCAATAAAAAAACTTAAAAAAGAGGAAAATAGGAATAACTTGGATTATTGTTTTCGAAAAACAATTTCTATGATAGATAAACTATCTAAAAGAAAAGTTCTTCATAAGAAGAAGGCTGGAAGGATGAAAAAACAATTATTTTACATAGTGTCAAAAAATAATGAAAAAATATGTAACTAA
- a CDS encoding 3-phosphoshikimate 1-carboxyvinyltransferase — protein MCFILKICKKDPNIYGYIVITGSKSESNRLLLLQAIYTDKIKIDNLSHASDTLILIRALKNSKSLINIEHAGTSMRFLTSYFSIKDGSEIILTGSNRMKQRPISVLVNSLRTLGSRIFFLEKEGFPPLKICGKKISGWSVQIDPKISSQYISALMLIGSRLEKGLKLLFSLEKITSYPYVQMTLNLLKKTGIKIYWMKNFICINTTKKLNRKVFSVESDWSSASYYYALSAIYKQGKIRMSSYEEKSYQGDSFVAKIYKKYFGINTIFTNGKMILSSKINNFLHTFLELNLNSMPDIAQTIAVTCAILRRKCVLIGLETLKIKETNRLKALQKELFKLGVLSIFTENSFQILGFEFKKENLFLIKTYEDHRIAMSFAPFSLRESINIGKPEVVEKSYTHFWNDLRYFGFGN, from the coding sequence ATGTGTTTTATTTTAAAAATTTGTAAAAAGGATCCAAACATATATGGTTATATAGTTATAACAGGATCTAAAAGTGAATCTAATAGGTTACTCCTTCTTCAAGCTATTTATACAGATAAAATAAAAATTGATAATCTTTCCCACGCTTCTGATACTCTTATCTTAATAAGAGCTTTAAAAAACTCAAAATCCTTAATTAACATAGAACATGCTGGAACGTCTATGCGTTTTTTGACATCTTATTTTTCTATTAAAGATGGGAGTGAAATTATTTTAACTGGTTCCAATAGAATGAAACAAAGACCTATTTCAGTTTTGGTGAATTCTTTAAGAACCTTGGGGTCTCGGATTTTTTTTTTAGAAAAAGAGGGATTCCCTCCACTTAAAATATGTGGGAAAAAAATATCTGGATGGTCTGTCCAAATAGATCCTAAAATTAGCAGCCAATATATAAGCGCACTTATGTTAATAGGTTCGCGCCTGGAAAAGGGATTAAAACTTTTATTTTCTCTGGAAAAGATAACTTCATACCCTTATGTTCAAATGACTTTGAATCTTTTGAAGAAAACTGGGATAAAAATCTATTGGATGAAAAACTTTATTTGTATAAATACCACTAAAAAACTGAATCGGAAAGTTTTTTCTGTAGAGTCTGATTGGAGTTCTGCATCCTATTACTATGCTTTGTCTGCTATTTATAAACAAGGCAAAATTAGAATGAGTTCCTATGAAGAAAAAAGCTATCAAGGAGATAGTTTTGTTGCAAAAATATATAAAAAATATTTCGGAATAAATACCATTTTCACGAATGGCAAAATGATATTAAGTAGTAAAATAAATAACTTTCTCCATACTTTTTTAGAACTAAACCTAAATTCTATGCCTGATATTGCTCAAACTATTGCAGTTACTTGTGCTATTTTACGCAGAAAATGTGTTTTAATAGGCCTTGAAACACTAAAAATTAAAGAAACTAATAGGCTTAAAGCCTTGCAAAAGGAGCTATTTAAGCTAGGCGTCCTATCTATTTTTACCGAAAATTCCTTCCAAATTCTTGGTTTTGAATTCAAGAAAGAAAATCTTTTTTTAATAAAAACTTACGAGGATCATAGAATAGCTATGTCGTTTGCTCCTTTCTCTCTTAGAGAGTCTATTAATATAGGAAAACCTGAAGTAGTTGAAAAATCATATACCCATTTTTGGAATGATTTGCGTTATTTTGGGTTTGGTAATTAA